The following are from one region of the Mycolicibacterium diernhoferi genome:
- a CDS encoding inositol monophosphatase family protein yields MNDPVALRAVAVRLAEQAATFVRTRRAEVFGAGAQQADAIRTKSTPTDPVTVVDTETERLLRELLAEHRPGDQVLGEEEGGSAQAAPGVPVWVIDPIDGTVNFVYGIEAYAVSVGVQIDAVAVAGAVANAATGEIYSAALGHGATVTRDGVSTTLRVNDIDDLTMALVGTGFSYEAEQRSRQAAVLAGLLPTVRDVRRIGSCALDLCMVASGRLDAYFEDDVHVWDWAAGALIAAEAGAVVRLPAGGGSAGDALVAAAPGIAAALDAALRQTR; encoded by the coding sequence ATGAACGATCCAGTAGCCCTGCGGGCGGTGGCCGTCCGGCTGGCCGAGCAGGCCGCAACCTTCGTGCGCACCAGGCGGGCCGAGGTGTTCGGCGCCGGCGCGCAACAGGCCGACGCGATCCGCACCAAGAGCACCCCCACCGATCCGGTGACCGTGGTGGACACCGAGACCGAGCGGTTGCTGCGCGAACTGCTGGCCGAACACCGTCCCGGCGATCAGGTGCTGGGGGAGGAGGAGGGCGGCTCCGCGCAGGCCGCGCCGGGTGTCCCGGTCTGGGTGATCGACCCGATCGACGGAACGGTGAACTTCGTCTACGGCATCGAGGCCTACGCGGTGTCGGTGGGTGTGCAGATCGACGCTGTCGCGGTGGCCGGGGCGGTGGCCAATGCCGCAACCGGTGAGATCTACTCGGCCGCGCTCGGTCACGGTGCGACGGTGACCCGTGACGGGGTATCAACCACATTGCGCGTCAACGACATCGACGACCTGACGATGGCTCTGGTGGGTACCGGGTTCTCCTACGAGGCCGAGCAGCGCAGCCGGCAGGCCGCGGTGCTGGCAGGGCTGCTGCCGACGGTGCGCGATGTGCGGCGGATCGGGTCCTGCGCCCTGGATCTGTGCATGGTCGCGTCCGGGCGTCTCGACGCCTATTTCGAGGACGACGTGCACGTATGGGACTGGGCGGCCGGTGCGCTCATCGCGGCGGAGGCCGGCGCGGTGGTGCGATTGCCCGCGGGCGGGGGCAGTGCCGGCGATGCCCTGGTGGCCGCCGCGCCCGGGATTGCCGCCGCGCTGGACGCGGCCCTGCGACAGACCCGTTGA
- a CDS encoding DUF3710 domain-containing protein, which yields MTDEAEDFDGPFDIEDFDDPESAKQARLDLGSVLVPMPAAGQVQVELTDQGVPSSVWIVTPNGRFTIAAYAAPKTAGLWREVAAELADSLRKDGAKVRIEDGQWGREVIGASTTAPQGQQPGVVRFIGVDGYRWMIRCVVNGLPDKVDALAAEAREALKDTVVRRGDTPLPVRTPLTVQLPEAMAAQLRAAAEQAQAQALAQAQAQGQLPPEPAARRSAEGSAMQQMRSTITGG from the coding sequence GTGACTGACGAAGCCGAAGACTTCGACGGACCGTTCGACATCGAGGACTTCGATGACCCGGAGTCGGCCAAGCAGGCCCGGCTCGATCTCGGATCGGTCCTGGTTCCGATGCCCGCAGCCGGTCAGGTGCAGGTCGAACTGACCGACCAGGGCGTGCCCAGTTCGGTGTGGATCGTCACACCCAACGGGCGGTTCACCATCGCGGCCTACGCGGCCCCGAAGACGGCCGGGCTGTGGCGTGAGGTGGCCGCCGAGTTGGCCGATTCGCTGCGCAAGGACGGCGCCAAGGTCCGGATCGAGGACGGTCAGTGGGGCCGCGAGGTGATCGGCGCGAGCACGACCGCCCCGCAGGGGCAGCAGCCAGGTGTGGTCCGGTTCATCGGCGTGGACGGGTACCGGTGGATGATCCGTTGCGTGGTCAACGGGCTGCCGGACAAGGTCGACGCGCTCGCGGCCGAGGCCCGGGAAGCGTTGAAGGACACGGTGGTTCGCCGCGGTGACACCCCGCTGCCGGTGCGCACGCCGCTGACCGTGCAACTGCCCGAGGCGATGGCGGCCCAGCTGCGTGCAGCCGCCGAACAGGCTCAGGCGCAGGCATTGGCGCAAGCGCAGGCCCAGGGGCAGCTGCCGCCGGAACCCGCGGCGCGTCGCAGCGCCGAGGGCTCCGCGATGCAGCAGATGCGCAGCACCATCACCGGAGGCTAG
- a CDS encoding DUF3093 domain-containing protein — translation MSDTRATTQTVRYRERLRLPLWFWLPGLGLAALIATEVNMGVEGMPEWLPFAVLLPAAAAVLMWAGRAEIRVVADETTGDAKPAVELWAGQAHLPVSVIARSAEVPRSAKSAALGRQLDPAAFVLHKAWVGPMVLIVLDDPDDPTPYWLVSCRHPDRVLAALRS, via the coding sequence GTGTCTGACACGCGTGCTACCACCCAAACCGTGCGCTACCGCGAGCGACTGCGGCTGCCGCTGTGGTTCTGGCTGCCCGGATTGGGCCTTGCCGCCCTCATCGCCACCGAAGTGAACATGGGCGTGGAGGGCATGCCCGAATGGCTGCCGTTCGCGGTGCTGCTGCCCGCCGCCGCGGCCGTCCTGATGTGGGCCGGGCGGGCGGAGATCCGCGTGGTCGCAGATGAGACCACCGGCGATGCCAAACCGGCGGTGGAGCTGTGGGCCGGACAGGCCCACCTGCCGGTGAGCGTCATCGCCCGGTCGGCGGAGGTGCCGAGATCGGCGAAGTCGGCGGCCTTGGGCCGACAACTCGACCCGGCCGCCTTCGTCCTGCACAAGGCCTGGGTGGGACCGATGGTCCTGATCGTGCTCGATGATCCCGACGATCCCACCCCGTACTGGTTGGTCAGCTGCCGACACCCCGACCGGGTGCTGGCCGCGCTGCGCAGCTGA
- a CDS encoding nuclear transport factor 2 family protein translates to MSEQQDNMELVRKGYEAFSSGDIETVMALFDDDVEWVQPGNSTISGTYHGKGEVAQYLANLGAKSPTVTLSRLLADGDTVVALTDVAVGEEKGSNADVFTIRNGKTTRVEIHTDTALMERIYGTKQHAAH, encoded by the coding sequence ATGTCAGAGCAGCAGGACAACATGGAATTGGTCAGGAAGGGTTACGAGGCGTTCTCCAGTGGGGATATCGAGACCGTCATGGCGTTGTTCGACGACGACGTGGAGTGGGTGCAGCCGGGGAACAGCACCATCAGTGGCACCTATCACGGCAAGGGCGAGGTGGCCCAGTACCTGGCCAACCTGGGCGCGAAGAGCCCGACGGTGACACTGAGTCGGCTGCTGGCCGACGGGGACACCGTGGTGGCGCTCACCGACGTCGCCGTCGGTGAGGAGAAGGGCAGCAACGCCGACGTGTTCACCATTCGCAACGGCAAGACGACGAGGGTCGAGATACACACCGACACCGCGTTGATGGAGCGGATCTACGGCACCAAGCAGCACGCGGCCCACTAG
- the dut gene encoding dUTP diphosphatase has protein sequence MPTSLAVVRLDRELPMPSRAHDGDAGVDLFSAIDVELAPGHRSLVPTGIAVAIPHGMVGLIHPRSGLATRVGLSIVNTPGTVDAGYRGEIKVTLINLDPKEPIVVRRGDRIAQLLVQRVELPELVEVSSFDEAGLADTSRGAGGHGSSGGHSSL, from the coding sequence GTGCCTACTTCTCTGGCGGTTGTGAGATTGGATCGCGAACTCCCGATGCCCAGCCGCGCCCACGACGGTGATGCCGGCGTCGACCTGTTCAGCGCCATCGACGTGGAACTGGCCCCCGGCCACCGCAGCCTGGTTCCGACCGGGATCGCCGTGGCGATTCCGCACGGGATGGTCGGGCTGATTCACCCGCGGTCGGGATTGGCCACCCGCGTTGGGCTTTCGATCGTCAACACGCCGGGCACCGTCGATGCCGGTTACCGTGGTGAGATCAAGGTGACTTTGATCAACCTAGACCCGAAGGAGCCGATCGTGGTGCGGCGCGGTGACCGCATCGCACAGCTGCTGGTACAGCGCGTCGAGCTCCCGGAGCTGGTCGAGGTGTCATCATTCGATGAGGCCGGACTGGCCGACACCTCCCGTGGCGCAGGTGGTCACGGTTCATCTGGCGGACACTCGAGTTTGTGA
- a CDS encoding OB-fold nucleic acid binding domain-containing protein produces MATAEGYLRRLTRRLTEDPEKLDVEELSDEAAATGAQRAIDCRRGQEVVMVGTLRSVECNGKGCAGGVRAELFDGTDAVTLVWLGQRRIPGIESGRTLRVRGRIGKLDSGAKAIYNPLYEIQK; encoded by the coding sequence ATGGCTACGGCCGAAGGGTATCTGCGCCGGCTCACTCGTCGGCTGACGGAAGATCCCGAAAAACTCGACGTCGAGGAACTCAGCGACGAGGCCGCCGCCACCGGCGCGCAGCGGGCGATCGACTGCCGGCGCGGCCAGGAAGTCGTCATGGTCGGCACCCTGCGCAGCGTCGAGTGCAACGGTAAGGGCTGCGCGGGTGGTGTGCGCGCCGAGCTGTTCGACGGCACCGATGCGGTCACCCTGGTGTGGCTGGGCCAGCGACGGATCCCGGGCATCGAATCCGGACGCACGCTGCGCGTGCGCGGACGGATCGGCAAGCTGGACAGCGGTGCGAAGGCCATCTACAACCCCCTCTACGAGATCCAGAAGTGA
- a CDS encoding DUF3159 domain-containing protein: MTEPDTASSTEQDPPKKGAQAVLEQMGGVSGLIYSSLPVLVFVPVSTNVGLMPAIYAALGTAALVLVWRLIRRESLQPAVSGFMGVGISALIAYLVGESKGYFLLGIWSSLVWASVFALSVLIRRPVVGYIWGWVNNHDRGWRQVRRAVLAFDIATLTWVAVFASRFVVQHHLYDADETGLLGVARIAMGWPLTGVAAVITYFAIRTAQKALRAHSQV, encoded by the coding sequence GTGACGGAACCAGATACCGCGTCCTCGACCGAACAAGATCCGCCCAAGAAGGGTGCCCAGGCCGTACTGGAGCAGATGGGCGGCGTCAGCGGCCTGATCTACTCCTCGCTACCGGTGCTGGTGTTCGTGCCGGTGTCCACCAACGTGGGCCTGATGCCCGCCATCTACGCCGCGCTCGGCACCGCCGCGCTGGTCCTGGTGTGGCGCCTTATCCGCCGGGAGTCACTGCAGCCCGCGGTGTCGGGGTTCATGGGCGTCGGCATCAGCGCGCTGATCGCCTATCTGGTCGGCGAATCCAAGGGCTATTTCCTGCTGGGCATCTGGTCGTCGCTGGTCTGGGCGTCGGTGTTCGCGCTCTCGGTGCTGATCCGCCGGCCCGTGGTCGGCTACATCTGGGGCTGGGTCAACAACCATGACCGGGGCTGGCGGCAGGTGCGCCGCGCCGTGCTGGCCTTCGACATCGCCACCCTGACCTGGGTGGCGGTGTTCGCGTCACGTTTCGTGGTGCAGCACCACCTGTATGACGCCGACGAGACCGGTCTGCTCGGGGTCGCCCGGATCGCCATGGGCTGGCCGCTGACCGGTGTGGCCGCGGTCATCACCTATTTCGCCATCCGCACCGCGCAGAAGGCGCTGCGCGCGCACAGCCAGGTCTAG
- the ppgK gene encoding polyphosphate--glucose phosphotransferase has product MTASTNTGFGVDVGGSGIKGGLVDLDTGELIGDRFKLATPQPATPPAVAKTVAAVVREFGWTGKLGVTYPGVVTDGIVRTAANVDKGWIGTDAAQVISAELDGQPVTVLNDADAAGLAEEHYGAGKDNTGLIVLLTFGTGIGSAVIHNGVLLPNTEFGHLEVGGKEAEHRAASSVKERKEWSYQRWTEEVTKVLVVIENAIWPDLFIAGGGISRKADRWIPMLRNRTPVVPAALLNSAGIVGAAMASQGVHVQ; this is encoded by the coding sequence GTGACCGCATCGACCAACACCGGATTCGGCGTCGACGTCGGCGGCAGCGGCATCAAGGGCGGCCTCGTCGATCTGGACACCGGCGAGCTCATCGGTGACCGCTTCAAACTGGCCACCCCGCAGCCGGCCACCCCGCCCGCGGTCGCAAAGACCGTCGCCGCCGTGGTGCGCGAGTTCGGTTGGACCGGCAAGCTGGGCGTGACCTATCCCGGCGTGGTGACCGACGGGATCGTGCGGACCGCGGCCAACGTCGACAAGGGCTGGATCGGCACCGACGCGGCCCAGGTGATCAGTGCCGAACTCGACGGACAGCCCGTGACGGTGCTCAACGACGCCGACGCCGCCGGCCTGGCCGAGGAGCACTACGGCGCCGGCAAGGACAACACCGGGCTGATCGTGCTGCTGACCTTCGGCACCGGCATCGGGTCGGCCGTCATCCACAACGGCGTGCTGCTGCCCAACACCGAGTTCGGTCACCTGGAGGTCGGCGGCAAGGAGGCCGAGCACCGTGCCGCGTCCTCGGTCAAGGAACGCAAGGAATGGAGCTACCAGCGCTGGACCGAGGAGGTCACCAAGGTGCTGGTCGTCATCGAGAACGCGATCTGGCCCGACCTGTTCATCGCGGGCGGCGGCATCAGCCGCAAGGCCGACCGGTGGATACCGATGCTGCGCAACCGCACCCCGGTGGTGCCCGCCGCCCTGCTCAACAGCGCCGGTATCGTCGGCGCGGCGATGGCCTCGCAGGGCGTCCACGTCCAGTGA
- a CDS encoding DUF4193 domain-containing protein: protein MATDYDAPRRTETDDVSEDSLEELKARRNEAQSAVVDVDESESAESFELPGADLSGEELTVRVVPKQADEFTCSSCFLVHHRSRLASEKNGQPICTDCAA, encoded by the coding sequence ATGGCTACCGACTACGACGCTCCACGGCGGACCGAGACCGACGATGTGTCCGAGGATTCGCTGGAAGAGCTCAAAGCGCGACGTAACGAGGCCCAGTCGGCCGTCGTTGACGTCGATGAATCAGAGTCCGCGGAATCGTTCGAACTCCCCGGCGCCGATCTTTCCGGCGAGGAACTCACGGTCCGGGTCGTCCCGAAACAGGCCGACGAGTTCACCTGCTCGAGCTGCTTTTTGGTTCACCACCGCAGCCGGCTGGCCAGCGAGAAGAACGGCCAGCCGATCTGCACCGACTGCGCGGCGTGA
- a CDS encoding RNA polymerase sigma factor — translation MRASPNRKTERVYVAATKSPATEELTKPTAATKTPAKKAPAKAATKAPVKRAAKKAPAKKAAGSRAKKDESAEDVTLGEDVETEDLEVEPDDLEEVEIDDLDADDEPEDAEEEAETEEAGEAKAKPAKADEEIAEPSEKDKASGDFVWDEEESEALRQARKDAELTASADSVRAYLKQIGKVALLNAEEEVELAKRIEAGLYATQLMSEMAEKGEKLPAAQRRDMQWICRDGDRAKNHLLEANLRLVVSLAKRYTGRGMAFLDLIQEGNLGLIRAVEKFDYTKGYKFSTYATWWIRQAITRAMADQARTIRIPVHMVEVINKLGRIQRELLQDLGREPTPEELAKEMDITPEKVLEIQQYAREPISLDQTIGDEGDSQLGDFIEDSEAVVAVDAVSFTLLQDQLQSVLETLSEREAGVVRLRFGLTDGQPRTLDEIGQVYGVTRERIRQIESKTMSKLRHPSRSQVLRDYLD, via the coding sequence CTGCGCGCGTCACCGAACCGCAAGACCGAGAGGGTGTACGTGGCAGCGACAAAAAGCCCGGCAACCGAAGAGCTGACCAAGCCCACCGCCGCCACCAAGACGCCTGCCAAGAAGGCGCCGGCCAAGGCCGCCACCAAGGCGCCCGTGAAGCGTGCCGCGAAGAAGGCCCCCGCGAAGAAGGCCGCCGGCTCCCGCGCGAAGAAGGACGAGTCCGCCGAGGACGTCACCCTCGGCGAGGATGTCGAAACCGAGGACCTTGAGGTAGAGCCCGACGACCTCGAAGAGGTCGAGATCGACGACCTCGACGCCGACGACGAGCCCGAAGACGCCGAGGAAGAGGCCGAGACCGAGGAAGCCGGCGAGGCCAAGGCCAAGCCCGCCAAGGCCGACGAGGAGATCGCCGAACCGTCCGAGAAGGACAAGGCCTCCGGAGACTTCGTCTGGGACGAAGAGGAATCCGAGGCCCTGCGGCAGGCCCGCAAGGATGCCGAGCTCACCGCGTCGGCGGACTCGGTGCGTGCGTACCTGAAGCAGATCGGCAAGGTCGCACTGCTCAACGCCGAAGAAGAAGTCGAACTCGCCAAGCGCATCGAGGCCGGGCTGTACGCCACCCAGCTGATGTCCGAGATGGCCGAGAAGGGCGAGAAGCTGCCCGCCGCCCAGCGCCGCGACATGCAGTGGATCTGCCGGGACGGCGACCGCGCCAAGAACCATCTGCTCGAGGCCAACCTGCGCCTGGTGGTGTCGCTGGCCAAGCGCTACACCGGCCGCGGCATGGCGTTCCTGGACCTGATCCAGGAGGGCAACCTCGGTCTGATCCGCGCGGTGGAGAAGTTCGACTACACCAAGGGCTACAAGTTCTCCACCTACGCCACCTGGTGGATCCGGCAGGCCATCACCCGCGCCATGGCCGACCAGGCCCGCACCATCCGTATCCCGGTGCACATGGTCGAGGTGATCAACAAGCTGGGCCGGATCCAGCGCGAGCTGCTGCAGGACCTGGGCCGCGAGCCCACGCCCGAAGAGCTGGCCAAGGAAATGGACATCACGCCGGAGAAGGTGCTGGAGATCCAGCAGTACGCGCGTGAACCGATCTCCCTGGACCAGACCATCGGTGACGAGGGTGACAGCCAACTCGGTGACTTCATCGAGGACTCCGAGGCCGTGGTGGCCGTGGATGCCGTCTCCTTCACGCTGCTGCAGGACCAGTTGCAGTCGGTGCTGGAGACGCTGTCCGAGCGTGAAGCCGGCGTCGTGCGACTGCGCTTCGGCCTGACCGACGGGCAGCCCCGCACCCTCGACGAGATCGGCCAGGTTTACGGGGTCACCCGTGAGCGCATCCGCCAGATCGAGTCGAAGACCATGAGCAAGCTGCGCCACCCGAGCCGTTCGCAGGTGCTGCGCGACTACCTCGACTAG
- the cei gene encoding envelope integrity protein Cei — protein sequence MVASITEGTAFDKHGRPFRRRNHVPVLCLFVVLALVTGVVWVVALNQSTEMQEAVACNPPPPPASDSTAAPVSLGRQVPPAEMADVMPARLADTKVQVLNASGQGGQAAEVSGALRDLGFAQPTAANDAVYANGRLECQGQIRFGESGKAAAAAVWLVAPCTELFLDGRPDDSVDLAVGTEFAEFSRSDDIDAMLAGLRPDATQPADAALLTKIHSATC from the coding sequence GTGGTCGCTTCCATCACCGAGGGCACGGCGTTCGACAAACACGGTCGTCCGTTCCGCCGCCGCAACCATGTCCCCGTGCTGTGCCTGTTCGTGGTCCTTGCCTTGGTGACCGGCGTGGTGTGGGTCGTCGCGCTCAACCAGTCGACCGAGATGCAGGAAGCTGTGGCCTGCAACCCGCCCCCTCCGCCCGCCTCCGACAGCACCGCCGCCCCGGTGTCGCTCGGCCGGCAGGTGCCCCCCGCCGAGATGGCCGACGTGATGCCGGCCCGCCTCGCCGACACCAAGGTGCAGGTCCTCAACGCCAGCGGTCAGGGCGGCCAGGCCGCGGAGGTCTCCGGGGCGCTGCGCGACCTCGGCTTCGCTCAGCCCACCGCGGCCAACGACGCCGTGTACGCCAACGGCCGGCTGGAATGCCAGGGCCAGATCCGGTTCGGGGAATCCGGTAAGGCCGCCGCGGCGGCGGTATGGCTGGTCGCACCCTGCACCGAGCTGTTCCTCGACGGCCGGCCCGACGACTCGGTGGACCTCGCCGTCGGCACCGAGTTCGCCGAGTTCAGCCGCAGCGACGACATCGACGCGATGCTGGCAGGTCTGCGGCCGGACGCCACCCAGCCGGCCGACGCGGCGCTGCTGACCAAGATCCACAGCGCCACCTGCTGA